One genomic region from Spirulina subsalsa PCC 9445 encodes:
- a CDS encoding methyl-accepting chemotaxis protein yields the protein MQDKSHHLNLPSSFILSQNFSDFRLRNWIILGYSIPLFLWIISAILIVAQAQVVQRNSNDLVARTQIESAIGNFGFNVQVMSRAVRGYLLDRNSISLSSYRTAQSLAQQEIQTLNRIMLDPQQQQTFAQIRAELTALEQINNNLIVLVDQGRTPEAIERWRTDQGRSQSEAITNLLNRLKAREQEILQENARSSEQSLNLLVTIVLAATILSVVIAVGVAGWVIHTISQRMNSTANSLASSTSEIASTIEQQERTASQQAASVNQTTTTMDELGVSARQSSEQAEAATSAARQALQLSDGGTQAVDQTLERMHLLRTKVEAIAEQILRLSEQTTQIGSISQLVSDLANQTNMLALNAAVEAVRAGEHGRGFSVVATEIRKLADQSKQSAGKINDLVREIQNSINSTVIVTDEGTRTVESGVQITQSTADAFAGVAQAVNNVVLSNQQISLNIKQQSVAIQQVIEAMNTINQGAKETASGISQTKLGTQQLNEAAQSLKNMV from the coding sequence ATGCAAGATAAATCTCATCATCTCAATTTACCCAGTAGTTTTATACTGTCACAAAACTTTTCCGACTTCCGACTACGCAATTGGATTATTCTAGGCTATTCCATTCCATTGTTTCTCTGGATTATTTCAGCGATTCTGATTGTGGCACAAGCACAAGTTGTCCAGAGAAATTCTAATGACCTTGTAGCGCGAACTCAGATCGAATCAGCCATTGGCAATTTTGGCTTTAATGTACAAGTCATGTCTAGAGCCGTGCGGGGATATTTATTGGATCGCAATAGTATTTCCCTCAGTTCCTACCGAACGGCTCAAAGTTTGGCGCAACAGGAGATACAAACCCTAAATCGCATCATGCTAGATCCTCAGCAACAACAAACCTTTGCTCAAATTCGCGCAGAACTCACAGCTTTAGAACAGATTAACAATAATTTAATTGTTTTAGTCGATCAGGGGAGAACCCCAGAAGCCATTGAACGCTGGCGTACTGACCAGGGACGCAGCCAATCAGAAGCCATTACGAACCTCTTGAATCGTTTAAAAGCTCGTGAACAGGAGATTCTTCAAGAAAATGCTCGCTCTAGTGAACAAAGTTTAAATTTACTGGTGACTATCGTTCTAGCGGCCACGATTTTATCGGTTGTGATTGCTGTTGGGGTTGCGGGGTGGGTCATTCATACTATTTCCCAAAGGATGAACTCCACCGCCAACAGTCTGGCTAGTTCCACCAGTGAAATTGCTTCAACCATTGAGCAACAAGAAAGAACCGCTAGTCAACAGGCGGCCTCAGTAAATCAAACCACTACCACGATGGATGAATTAGGGGTATCGGCTCGCCAGTCTTCTGAACAGGCGGAAGCCGCTACCAGTGCGGCTCGTCAGGCGTTGCAGTTGTCGGATGGGGGAACCCAAGCTGTGGATCAGACTTTAGAACGGATGCACTTGTTGCGGACAAAAGTAGAAGCGATCGCGGAGCAAATTCTTCGTCTGAGTGAACAGACCACCCAAATTGGCTCAATTTCCCAACTGGTATCGGATTTAGCCAATCAGACCAATATGTTAGCCCTCAACGCGGCAGTAGAGGCTGTGCGTGCGGGAGAACATGGTCGAGGATTTTCCGTCGTGGCCACAGAAATCCGTAAACTAGCGGATCAGAGTAAGCAATCCGCCGGAAAAATTAATGATTTAGTGCGAGAGATTCAAAATTCCATCAACTCCACCGTCATAGTCACCGACGAAGGCACTCGCACCGTAGAAAGTGGGGTACAAATCACCCAAAGCACCGCCGATGCTTTTGCCGGAGTTGCCCAAGCGGTGAATAATGTAGTGTTAAGCAATCAGCAAATTTCCCTCAACATCAAGCAGCAGTCTGTAGCTATTCAACAGGTTATTGAGGCCATGAACACCATTAATCAAGGCGCGAAAGAAACTGCTTCTGGGATTAGTCAAACCAAGTTAGGGACTCAGCAACTCAATGAGGCGGCCCAGTCGTTGAAAAATATGGTCTGA
- a CDS encoding methyl-accepting chemotaxis protein codes for MKIKQVVPLGFSLVFVLVSINAIAEEWGNRISKEARDWVIHTYEVKLNLRLLEKNLVDAQTGERGFLLTGNESFLEPYYQAQVLAPEYFRNLESNMATIPDQVQRLSELRVLQNSKFEDLRKTIQFKQAGQEDVLINHISSGIGNQIMEQIRAKIAEMATVEDELLAQREETVKRIEFWINFMNWFGMFLTIGVGSWVSWTVSKVIMRPIEEVTGAIASSSAEIATAAAQHESLANHQASSIHETTATIDELSASARKCAEQADNALSEAKQTLNLAAQGKEVVQKNRLSMSQLQQQIATITAQIEQLKENTDQISNIAGVVTNIAAQTNMLALNASVEAVRAGEYGKGFNVVASEIRKLADQSKQSAAKINTLATKIQGSISSTIIVMNQGVQTIDTGVDLGEETATVFIKVADAVENIVVSNQHISSTTVQQSIAIQQVVKATNSINEATVQTVSGIAQTKISTQQLNEAAQNLQNLV; via the coding sequence ATGAAAATTAAACAGGTTGTCCCTTTAGGCTTTAGCTTAGTGTTTGTCTTAGTCAGCATCAACGCCATCGCGGAGGAATGGGGAAACAGGATTTCTAAAGAAGCGAGAGATTGGGTTATTCATACCTATGAAGTTAAATTGAACTTAAGATTGCTTGAAAAAAATCTGGTAGATGCGCAAACGGGGGAACGGGGTTTTTTATTAACGGGAAACGAAAGCTTTCTTGAACCTTACTATCAAGCTCAAGTGCTGGCTCCAGAATATTTTAGAAACCTCGAAAGTAACATGGCAACTATTCCGGATCAGGTGCAGCGATTATCAGAGTTACGAGTGCTACAAAACTCTAAATTTGAGGATCTAAGAAAAACAATTCAATTCAAACAAGCTGGTCAGGAAGACGTGCTGATTAATCATATTTCCTCTGGAATAGGCAACCAAATTATGGAACAGATTCGGGCAAAAATTGCAGAAATGGCAACCGTTGAAGACGAACTTTTAGCCCAGCGAGAAGAAACCGTAAAACGAATAGAATTCTGGATTAACTTCATGAATTGGTTTGGGATGTTTTTAACTATTGGGGTGGGTTCTTGGGTATCTTGGACTGTGAGTAAGGTAATTATGCGACCTATTGAAGAGGTAACAGGTGCGATCGCCAGTTCATCGGCCGAAATCGCTACAGCCGCCGCTCAACATGAATCCCTCGCCAATCACCAAGCGAGTTCTATTCACGAAACTACAGCGACTATTGATGAGTTAAGCGCTTCAGCGCGCAAATGTGCCGAACAAGCCGACAATGCCTTAAGTGAAGCAAAACAAACCCTTAACCTTGCCGCACAAGGGAAAGAAGTAGTACAAAAAAACCGCCTGAGTATGAGTCAATTACAACAACAAATTGCTACGATTACTGCACAAATTGAACAATTAAAAGAGAACACGGATCAAATCAGTAATATAGCCGGAGTGGTGACAAATATCGCCGCTCAAACCAATATGTTAGCCTTAAATGCTTCGGTGGAAGCTGTGCGCGCTGGGGAGTATGGCAAAGGCTTTAATGTGGTGGCTTCAGAAATTCGCAAACTGGCGGATCAAAGTAAGCAGTCGGCCGCTAAAATTAATACCCTTGCCACAAAGATTCAAGGATCCATCAGTTCAACCATTATTGTGATGAATCAAGGAGTACAAACAATCGACACTGGGGTTGATTTGGGGGAAGAAACCGCTACCGTTTTTATTAAAGTAGCAGACGCGGTGGAAAATATTGTGGTGAGCAATCAACATATTTCCTCAACTACCGTTCAACAGTCTATTGCTATTCAACAAGTGGTTAAGGCAACCAACAGCATTAATGAAGCCACTGTCCAGACCGTCAGTGGCATCGCACAAACAAAAATTAGCACACAGCAACTCAACGAAGCTGCTCAAAACTTACAAAATCTAGTTTGA
- a CDS encoding PHP domain-containing protein — MALYTASALAFTPLASQDRLAIKQAWQTIGPDSCPHVYNFHMHTTSSDGKLQPEQVMEQAVQIGLKGMAITDHHTVRGYYGAQDWLNRMICSDHPLTLPHLWTGIEITAQLLGTDVHILGYAFDPTDPRLNPYLQGSAPTGEMAEAGRVIGAIQQAGGLVVLAHPERYRLSGDQLIPAAVELGIDGVETYYAYRSTNPWQPTPDTTERVKGLSDRYGLFNTCGTDTHGTNLLLRI, encoded by the coding sequence ATGGCACTCTATACGGCTTCAGCCTTGGCTTTTACGCCGCTAGCGTCTCAAGACCGCCTAGCGATTAAACAAGCTTGGCAAACGATTGGGCCCGATAGTTGCCCTCACGTTTACAACTTCCATATGCACACCACCTCCTCGGACGGGAAGTTACAACCGGAGCAGGTGATGGAACAAGCGGTGCAAATTGGTTTAAAGGGCATGGCGATCACCGATCACCATACCGTGCGGGGCTACTATGGGGCTCAAGATTGGCTGAATCGAATGATTTGTAGTGATCACCCTTTAACCTTACCCCATTTGTGGACGGGGATTGAAATTACAGCGCAATTGTTAGGGACGGATGTACATATCTTAGGCTATGCCTTTGATCCCACGGATCCCCGCCTCAACCCCTACTTGCAAGGCAGCGCACCGACGGGAGAAATGGCGGAAGCGGGGCGGGTGATTGGGGCGATTCAACAGGCCGGGGGATTAGTGGTGTTGGCGCACCCGGAACGCTATCGGTTGAGTGGGGATCAACTGATTCCGGCGGCGGTAGAATTGGGCATTGATGGGGTAGAAACCTATTATGCTTATCGGTCTACTAACCCTTGGCAACCGACACCGGACACGACGGAACGGGTTAAGGGGTTAAGCGATCGCTATGGTTTATTTAATACCTGTGGCACGGATACCCACGGGACGAATCTACTCCTACGGATTTAA
- a CDS encoding ADP-ribosylglycohydrolase family protein — MSLEDRALGCVLGALVGDAAGATLEFLGHQPSVEECDRALTLPGGGVLSLAPGQITDDGELTLCLAQGLATSPHFDLATIIQEYLRWYDSHPFDIGYTTATALRAYQGVALEDYPRIRAEVVAQVCSESKANGSLMRATPLAVWGYSLEDEVLADYAIADSAITHPHPSCGYGVACYCLAIAHLLKQDGDPQGAFHRAKQWLNTPKPHPNAQQEVLSWLNDAQNNHNIPYSPQIGFIKIAFTHAFRHLLHSHSYLEAIRETLQGGGDTDTNACIVGGMMGALYGASSIPEPLKYGVLTSDSRQGNSPRPSFLHPQQIHDLVTQLLTIHCAST; from the coding sequence ATGAGTTTAGAGGATCGGGCGTTGGGTTGTGTGTTGGGGGCTTTGGTGGGGGATGCGGCCGGGGCAACCTTGGAGTTTTTGGGACATCAGCCCTCGGTTGAGGAGTGCGATCGCGCCCTCACGTTGCCCGGTGGTGGGGTTTTAAGTCTCGCCCCCGGACAGATTACCGATGATGGGGAACTCACCCTCTGTTTAGCCCAAGGATTAGCCACTAGCCCCCATTTTGACCTCGCGACTATTATTCAAGAGTATCTACGCTGGTATGATTCCCACCCCTTCGATATTGGATACACCACAGCCACCGCTTTAAGGGCTTATCAGGGGGTAGCGCTGGAAGATTATCCCCGTATCCGGGCGGAAGTGGTCGCTCAGGTCTGTTCTGAGTCCAAAGCCAATGGTAGCCTAATGCGGGCGACTCCTTTGGCGGTTTGGGGGTATAGTTTAGAGGATGAAGTGTTAGCCGATTATGCGATCGCCGATTCCGCCATTACCCACCCCCATCCTAGCTGTGGTTATGGAGTCGCTTGTTATTGTTTGGCGATCGCCCACTTGCTAAAACAAGACGGAGATCCCCAGGGAGCCTTCCACCGTGCGAAACAATGGCTAAACACCCCCAAACCCCACCCCAACGCCCAACAAGAAGTTCTAAGCTGGCTCAACGATGCCCAAAATAATCACAACATCCCCTATTCCCCCCAGATTGGTTTTATTAAAATTGCCTTTACCCATGCCTTCCGTCACCTTCTCCATAGCCACAGCTATCTAGAAGCCATCCGTGAAACCTTACAAGGAGGCGGAGACACCGACACTAACGCCTGTATTGTTGGGGGAATGATGGGGGCATTATACGGCGCATCTTCCATTCCTGAGCCTCTAAAATATGGGGTTTTAACCAGTGATTCACGTCAGGGAAATTCTCCGCGCCCCTCATTTTTACATCCCCAACAAATCCACGACTTAGTAACTCAATTACTCACCATTCATTGTGCATCTACTTGA
- a CDS encoding alpha/beta fold hydrolase has translation MVAIQKTNTLGTLEKHPWIWQGYKTCYTVQGEGQPLVLIHGFGASVGHWRKNIPVLAAQGYRVFAVDLLGFGDSEKPVLDYSLELWEEQLRDFWQEFIQVPTVWVGNSIGGLLSLMLLTHHPEMGRGGVLINCAGGLNHRPDELNFPLRVIMGTFTKVVNSQITGPFLFNMIRQKSRIRNTLYQVYCDRAAVTDELVEMLYYPSCDPNAQKVFASILSAPPGPSPQDLLPHLTHPLLVLWGENDPWTPIQGAKIYQQLAERQDSVTFRSIPRAGHCPHDEKPEQVNHFISQWLQELPES, from the coding sequence ATGGTTGCTATACAAAAAACGAACACCCTCGGGACTTTAGAAAAACATCCTTGGATTTGGCAGGGATACAAGACTTGCTACACGGTCCAAGGGGAGGGACAACCGTTAGTATTGATTCATGGCTTTGGGGCCTCGGTGGGACATTGGCGGAAAAATATTCCGGTGTTGGCCGCCCAAGGATATCGGGTGTTTGCTGTGGATTTGTTGGGGTTTGGGGATTCGGAAAAACCTGTGCTGGACTATAGCCTAGAGTTGTGGGAAGAACAACTGCGGGATTTTTGGCAGGAGTTTATTCAGGTGCCGACGGTGTGGGTGGGGAATTCTATTGGGGGATTACTCAGCCTGATGTTGTTAACCCATCATCCTGAAATGGGACGGGGAGGGGTTTTAATTAATTGTGCCGGAGGCCTCAATCATCGCCCGGATGAGTTGAATTTTCCCTTACGGGTGATTATGGGAACCTTTACTAAGGTTGTGAATTCTCAAATCACTGGGCCGTTTTTGTTTAATATGATTCGCCAAAAGTCAAGGATTCGTAATACTTTGTATCAAGTCTATTGCGATCGCGCCGCCGTCACCGATGAGTTAGTAGAAATGCTCTATTATCCCTCCTGTGACCCCAATGCACAAAAGGTTTTCGCCTCTATCCTCAGCGCCCCCCCTGGCCCCTCTCCCCAGGACTTACTCCCCCACCTGACTCACCCCTTGCTGGTGTTGTGGGGGGAAAATGACCCCTGGACTCCCATTCAAGGGGCGAAAATCTATCAACAGTTGGCAGAACGTCAAGATTCTGTGACATTCCGCAGCATTCCCCGAGCCGGCCACTGTCCCCATGATGAAAAACCAGAACAGGTGAATCATTTTATTAGCCAATGGCTTCAGGAATTGCCAGAAAGTTAG
- the pgeF gene encoding peptidoglycan editing factor PgeF gives MIAAAALSSPTTSQTQWHWKTWEGLPYLTCELLKDWSHGFFTQGFYPHTPETLVGILQPEATPYRLKQVHGNRVLTPSEIEREKQQLTEQEFPSADGSLTERENQAVWVASADCTPVLIGDVATGRTAALHAGWRGTAQKIVPEAVSRFLASGSQLDDLRVALGPAIAGEVYQVTEGVAAEVGSSLIKNGETEALEGIIEQLQSLSSPPIHPDPEPGRVRLDVRRVNALQLEQLGFTPEQVAIAPCCTYQQPDYFFSYRRTNQKKVQWSGIVSR, from the coding sequence TTGATTGCTGCTGCTGCCTTATCCTCCCCCACTACATCTCAGACCCAATGGCACTGGAAAACTTGGGAAGGTTTACCTTACCTGACCTGTGAACTGTTAAAAGACTGGTCACATGGTTTTTTTACCCAAGGCTTTTATCCCCATACACCTGAAACCTTAGTCGGTATTTTACAACCCGAAGCTACCCCTTATCGACTCAAACAAGTTCACGGTAATCGAGTGTTAACACCTAGTGAAATTGAACGGGAAAAACAACAATTAACTGAGCAAGAATTCCCCTCCGCCGATGGGAGTTTAACGGAAAGGGAAAACCAAGCGGTTTGGGTGGCCAGCGCCGATTGTACTCCGGTGTTAATTGGGGATGTGGCCACAGGACGGACGGCGGCACTCCATGCGGGATGGCGGGGAACCGCGCAAAAGATTGTCCCTGAAGCTGTCTCCCGTTTTCTCGCCTCGGGGAGCCAGTTAGATGATTTGCGAGTGGCACTGGGGCCAGCCATTGCTGGGGAAGTTTATCAGGTGACGGAAGGGGTGGCGGCAGAGGTTGGCTCTAGTTTAATCAAAAATGGGGAAACAGAGGCATTAGAGGGGATTATAGAGCAGTTACAGAGCCTTTCTAGCCCCCCCATCCATCCCGATCCTGAGCCGGGACGGGTGCGTTTAGATGTGCGGCGGGTCAATGCCTTGCAATTAGAGCAGTTAGGGTTCACTCCGGAGCAAGTGGCGATCGCACCCTGTTGTACCTATCAACAACCCGATTACTTTTTCTCCTACCGTCGCACGAACCAGAAAAAGGTGCAGTGGTCAGGCATTGTCAGCCGTTAG
- a CDS encoding nuclear transport factor 2 family protein, translated as MTPAEIRDRIHQAAAACIAQDGQAFAALFHPHGELILPGSRIVGKEAIEQVTTKYLGTCENIKIQIQRVIVEGLQAVVEWLWLDEKKSGQFSYAENAIVVDFKAGLIVRWREYTDTKTQFCPLENIS; from the coding sequence ATGACTCCCGCAGAAATCCGTGACCGTATCCACCAAGCCGCCGCCGCTTGTATAGCCCAAGATGGGCAAGCCTTCGCCGCCCTCTTTCACCCCCACGGAGAGTTAATTTTACCCGGTTCTCGCATTGTGGGCAAAGAAGCAATCGAGCAAGTAACAACCAAATATTTAGGCACTTGTGAAAACATTAAAATTCAGATTCAGCGTGTGATAGTAGAGGGTCTGCAAGCAGTGGTTGAATGGTTATGGTTAGATGAGAAAAAATCCGGTCAATTTAGTTATGCTGAAAATGCTATTGTTGTAGATTTTAAAGCAGGTTTAATTGTCCGTTGGCGGGAATACACCGATACAAAAACCCAGTTTTGTCCTTTAGAAAACATTTCCTAG
- a CDS encoding chemotaxis protein CheW codes for MINTLESVPVDLLEQSYLLFRLNQSLYGIETSLVEEIFFLPELTPITDTPREIVGVINLREDIIPVMDLHLRFGYHPPEYQLTDSLIILKFHKLRLGIIVNQVLEVRAIPPAEITQKLSYSTEDLAEESIPLYKGIAHSRNDIISLLNVEILVHSLEAHPTQVIQKTLSLNAEELDEMAGRDQEGRLLEWRVFCPSATPEIRQIFQERAEHLRQVATTENLKGFKPLAVISFGKEFFGIDLKIVREFTEIDQVTPIPCCPPYFVGNINLRGEIVTLLDVAQVLNLPAIPWEDAKQAMVIEAGELVIGVLVEGIYDVLLLDPRNITTVPTAIHSINDEYLLGAAVYQDKMMSILDLEKMLLKGNLVVDETIQ; via the coding sequence ATGATTAACACCTTAGAATCTGTACCAGTCGATCTCCTCGAACAAAGTTATTTACTCTTTCGTTTGAATCAATCTTTATATGGAATTGAAACAAGTCTTGTTGAAGAGATTTTTTTCTTGCCAGAATTAACCCCGATTACCGATACTCCCAGAGAAATTGTCGGGGTGATTAATTTGCGCGAAGATATTATTCCCGTGATGGATCTTCATTTACGCTTTGGGTATCATCCCCCAGAGTACCAACTCACGGACAGTTTAATCATCTTAAAATTTCATAAATTACGTTTAGGGATTATTGTTAATCAAGTCCTAGAAGTTCGGGCGATTCCTCCGGCAGAAATCACCCAAAAATTGAGCTACTCTACTGAAGATTTAGCAGAAGAAAGTATCCCTTTATATAAAGGCATTGCTCATAGCAGAAATGACATTATTAGTTTACTCAATGTCGAGATATTGGTGCATAGCTTAGAAGCTCATCCCACTCAAGTTATACAAAAAACCTTGTCCCTTAATGCCGAAGAACTCGACGAAATGGCAGGACGAGATCAAGAAGGCAGACTCTTAGAATGGCGGGTTTTCTGTCCTAGTGCCACCCCTGAAATACGCCAAATTTTTCAGGAGAGGGCAGAACACTTAAGACAAGTTGCTACCACCGAAAATCTTAAAGGATTTAAACCTTTAGCGGTGATTAGTTTCGGTAAAGAATTCTTTGGTATTGACTTGAAAATTGTGCGTGAGTTTACAGAAATTGATCAAGTTACCCCCATTCCTTGTTGTCCGCCTTATTTCGTCGGGAATATCAACCTGAGAGGGGAAATTGTCACCTTACTCGATGTGGCACAAGTTCTCAATTTACCAGCCATTCCTTGGGAAGACGCGAAACAAGCTATGGTGATTGAAGCCGGGGAATTAGTGATTGGTGTGTTAGTCGAAGGGATTTATGATGTCTTATTACTCGATCCCCGTAATATTACTACAGTTCCCACAGCCATTCACTCCATCAATGACGAATATCTGCTAGGTGCTGCGGTATATCAAGACAAAATGATGAGCATTTTAGACCTAGAAAAAATGTTACTCAAAGGAAACTTAGTCGTTGATGAAACCATTCAGTAA